Proteins encoded in a region of the Deinococcus seoulensis genome:
- a CDS encoding DUF262 and DUF1524 domain-containing protein has protein sequence MKAKESKLLKFLQGEKQFFVPIYQRTYSWLRPQCEQYWHDLLSAGRDARVDAHFLGAVVYIGRGVYTASDVSQMLVIDGQQRLTTTTLLLLALARHLGSEGEILLTSEAEDGSVSETRITAARIRENHLINRHEEGGDGFYKLMLTQSDRETLRRLLDGGPLPETPSGRVLENLAFFEERLNDESVDLRDVYRGLQKLVIVDVALEQGKDNPQLIFESMNSTGLDLKQADLIRNFMLMGLEPKAQTKLYNEYWKPMEDRFAGRDPQDFDRFVRDYLSLRVPTSTPARLDQVYASFKRYALAQGDMSGLVQDLAEMSRYYAAILDPAGVEKDADVRRALLELAALKLDVAFPFLLQVYADWQQGVIGKPEVLQVLRLIESYLFRRSVTGINSQGLNKLFPDLPRRLDRAEYVQSLQDALFELKTYLRFPRDGEFREGLLHRDLYQVKRLCAYTLLKLENHSHKEPISLGGLTIEHVMPQTENLHAEWLAMLGPDAEGVQSRYLHTLGNLTLTGYNSELSARPFVEKRDMIGGFKDSHLRLNADLAKLDEWNEAQIQARAERLADQAVKVWPALEPSEEARARADEKTRRTPRGERSVEDHLGGASTELRELFEDVREGLLVLHEDVTEHPLAVYIGYKVGTNFCDITVQPGANNLRCWLNLPYGKLVDQTGRARDVTSIGHHGNGDVEIVLRPGDDVEWFLELAGQALAYQVARVPTTLSLDTLSPEAGAALGVFEQALLDLDPALTRGATKNYIGYGRPVELIGLLRAGGVLVEIQPRDPDVLPEELFVGWEARSKDRWALPLDSTEATARAMPLIRAVHSQFEQNLAYREPAVRQLVRSLRQLFRSRGAEVKSSPSADHYLLGDRDVARLWINRGNVFLALRHPYATLENPQLLGQSRDQDGLVGWDPGYFEGRFDQPVDLSTLTLLVDQVVGANHAPVQ, from the coding sequence ATGAAAGCGAAAGAGTCCAAGCTCCTGAAGTTCCTTCAGGGCGAGAAGCAGTTCTTCGTCCCCATCTACCAGCGCACCTACTCGTGGCTGCGACCTCAGTGTGAGCAGTACTGGCATGACCTGCTCTCGGCGGGGCGAGACGCCAGGGTGGATGCTCACTTCCTGGGGGCGGTGGTGTACATCGGGCGGGGCGTGTATACCGCCTCGGACGTATCGCAGATGCTGGTGATCGATGGGCAGCAGCGCCTCACGACGACCACGCTGCTCCTCCTGGCGTTGGCGCGGCATCTGGGGTCGGAGGGTGAGATCCTGCTGACCAGCGAGGCCGAGGACGGGTCGGTGAGTGAGACGAGGATCACGGCTGCCCGAATCCGCGAGAACCATCTGATCAATCGCCATGAGGAAGGCGGGGACGGCTTCTACAAGTTGATGCTCACGCAGTCGGACAGGGAGACGCTGCGTCGCTTACTGGATGGGGGCCCGTTGCCAGAGACGCCGAGCGGGCGGGTGCTGGAGAATCTGGCGTTCTTCGAGGAACGCTTGAATGATGAGAGTGTGGACCTGCGGGATGTGTACCGGGGCCTGCAGAAGCTGGTCATTGTGGATGTGGCGCTGGAGCAGGGGAAAGACAATCCTCAGTTGATCTTCGAGAGCATGAACAGCACGGGCCTGGACCTCAAGCAGGCGGACCTGATCCGGAATTTCATGCTCATGGGCCTTGAACCGAAGGCGCAGACGAAGCTGTACAACGAGTACTGGAAACCGATGGAGGACCGCTTCGCGGGGCGTGACCCGCAGGATTTCGACCGTTTCGTTCGGGATTACCTGAGCCTGCGGGTGCCGACCAGTACCCCGGCGCGGTTGGATCAGGTGTACGCGTCGTTCAAACGGTACGCGCTCGCGCAGGGAGATATGAGCGGGCTGGTGCAGGACCTGGCGGAGATGTCGCGGTATTACGCGGCGATCCTTGATCCGGCAGGCGTAGAGAAGGACGCCGACGTGCGGCGGGCGCTGCTGGAACTGGCCGCTCTGAAATTGGATGTGGCGTTCCCGTTCCTGCTTCAGGTGTATGCCGACTGGCAGCAGGGGGTGATCGGGAAGCCGGAGGTGCTTCAGGTTCTGCGCTTGATCGAGTCGTACCTGTTCCGGCGGAGCGTGACTGGCATCAACTCGCAGGGGCTGAACAAGTTGTTCCCTGATTTGCCGCGCCGCCTGGACCGCGCAGAGTACGTGCAGAGTCTCCAGGACGCCCTGTTCGAGCTGAAGACGTACCTGCGTTTCCCTCGAGACGGCGAATTCCGGGAAGGGCTGCTGCACCGCGACCTGTACCAGGTGAAGCGCCTGTGTGCCTACACCCTGCTGAAGTTGGAGAACCACTCGCATAAGGAGCCGATCTCGCTGGGCGGACTGACCATCGAGCATGTCATGCCGCAGACTGAGAACCTGCACGCAGAGTGGCTGGCGATGCTGGGGCCGGATGCCGAGGGTGTGCAGAGCCGTTACCTGCATACTCTGGGGAACCTGACCCTGACGGGGTACAACAGCGAACTCAGCGCTCGGCCGTTTGTGGAGAAGCGGGACATGATAGGTGGGTTCAAGGACAGTCATCTGCGTCTGAATGCCGACCTGGCGAAGTTGGACGAGTGGAATGAAGCTCAGATTCAGGCGCGGGCGGAGCGGCTGGCTGATCAGGCCGTGAAGGTGTGGCCTGCCCTGGAACCCTCAGAGGAAGCCAGGGCACGAGCGGACGAGAAGACCCGCCGGACACCTCGGGGGGAGCGCAGCGTTGAGGATCATCTGGGTGGGGCCAGCACTGAGCTCCGCGAGCTTTTCGAGGATGTGCGCGAGGGGCTGCTGGTTCTGCACGAGGACGTGACCGAGCACCCGCTGGCGGTGTACATCGGGTACAAGGTGGGGACGAACTTCTGCGACATCACGGTCCAGCCGGGTGCCAACAACCTGCGGTGTTGGTTGAACCTGCCTTACGGCAAGCTCGTGGATCAGACGGGACGGGCCCGGGATGTCACGAGCATCGGGCATCACGGCAATGGCGACGTGGAGATCGTGTTGCGTCCGGGTGACGACGTGGAGTGGTTCCTGGAATTGGCAGGGCAGGCCCTCGCCTATCAGGTGGCCCGCGTCCCGACGACACTCAGCCTGGACACGCTGTCTCCGGAAGCGGGCGCGGCCCTTGGGGTGTTCGAGCAGGCTCTGTTGGACCTTGACCCTGCGCTGACTCGTGGTGCGACGAAGAATTACATAGGGTACGGTCGTCCTGTTGAACTGATCGGGCTGCTGCGGGCAGGTGGAGTCCTCGTCGAGATTCAGCCGCGTGATCCTGATGTCCTGCCGGAGGAATTGTTCGTGGGCTGGGAGGCGCGGAGTAAGGACCGCTGGGCTCTGCCGCTGGACTCGACTGAAGCGACCGCGCGCGCCATGCCTCTGATTCGTGCTGTTCATTCGCAGTTCGAGCAGAATCTGGCCTATCGCGAACCCGCCGTGCGGCAGTTGGTCCGCTCCCTGAGACAGCTGTTCAGGAGTCGTGGTGCGGAAGTGAAAAGCTCGCCGTCTGCGGATCATTACCTGCTGGGAGACCGCGACGTGGCGCGGTTATGGATCAACCGGGGGAACGTGTTCCTGGCCCTTCGGCATCCGTATGCGACCCTGGAGAATCCGCAGCTCCTGGGCCAGTCCAGAGACCAGGACGGCCTTGTCGGCTGGGACCCCGGCTATTTCGAGGGACGCTTCGACCAGCCGGTGGATCTCTCGACCTTGACCCTCTTGGTTGATCAGGTCGTCGGGGCGAACCATGCACCTGTTCAGTGA